A single region of the Silene latifolia isolate original U9 population chromosome 8, ASM4854445v1, whole genome shotgun sequence genome encodes:
- the LOC141596369 gene encoding heat shock 70 kDa protein 18-like, with protein MAGKSLEKCPTIGIDLGTTYSCVAVWQHDRVEIITNDLGNRTTPSCVAFTTKQRLIGEAAVNQASMNSTNTIFDAKRLIGREFNDQVVQDDMKLWPFKVIAQSVTDHKKKPMIVVNHKDEEKHFSPEEISSMVLMKMKDIAEEYLGTEVKNAVVTVPAYFNNAQRQATKDAGTIAGLNVLRIINEPTAAAIAYGLDKKLTGADVESTKNVLVFDLGGGTFDVSLVTIARDSFEVKAVSGDTHLGGGDFDKRIVTHFMAEFERKHLKNMSNNPRAVGRLRVACERAKRNLSSTPETTIEIDCLFDGIDFSSIITRARFEKLNMDLFQNCLDPVDKCLKDAKIEKSEVDEIVLVGGSTRIPKVQQLLQGFFHGKELCKAINQDEAVAYGAASHAAALSGAMVNKNHLLVDVTPLSLGIRVNSGAMMVIVPRNTAIPTKMNRRITTAFENQSSVLFPVFEGERSIANENHYLGQFLLNGIPPAPKGVPKFNTVFEIDADGILTVSAEDLNTKNKNQIIITNHSARLSKEEIDRMVKEVEKYKAQDEAFREAVVAKNKLENYVDEVKKKVSVSGAKIDLRDKRKVGDAIEQTEAWLDWNNMFGEARIFEEKVEGLKNIWEPVYKKLRTGDARICPKIEILELD; from the exons ATGGCGGGAAAATCACTTGAAAAATGTCCGACAATAGGAATCGATCTCGGAACAACGTACTCATGTGTGGCAGTATGGCAACATGATCGTGTTGAGATAATCACCAACGACTTGGGTAACCGTACGACGCCGTCTTGTGTCGCTTTCACTACAAAACAACGGCTTATTGGTGAAGCTGCTGTCAACCAAGCTTCCATGAACTCTACTAACActatttttg ATGCAAAGAGGCTCATAGGCAGAGAATTTAATGACCAAGTGGTGCAAGATGATATGAAGCTCTGGCCATTTAAAGTCATTGCTCAATCTGTTACCGACCACAAAAAGAAGCCTATGATTGTGGTCAATCACAAGGATGAGGAGAAACATTTCTCCCCTGAAGAGATATCCTCCATGGTCCTCATGAAGATGAAGGACATTGCGGAAGAGTACCTTGGCACTGAGGTCAAGAATGCTGTTGTCACTGTTCCGGCCTACTTCAATAACGCTCAACGTCAAGCTACTAAAGATGCCGGCACCATTGCCGGCCTGAATGTCTTGCGTATCATTAATGAGCCGACAGCAGCTGCCATTGCCTATGGTCTTGACAAGAAGCTTACTGGTGCTGATGTTGAATCAACCAAGAATGTATTGGTTTTTGACCTTGGTGGCGGAACTTTTGATGTTTCCCTAGTCACTATCGCAAGGGATTCATTTGAAGTCAAGGCAGTCAGTGGAGACACCCACCTTGGTGGAGGAGATTTTGATAAACGAATTGTGACCCACTTTATGGCGGAATTTGAGAGGAAGCACCTTAAGAACATGAGTAACAATCCCAGGGCTGTAGGGAGGTTGCGAGTTGCTTGTGAGAGGGCCAAGAGAAACCTATCCTCGACTCCTGAGACAACTATAGAAATTGATTGTCTTTTTGATGGAATAGATTTTTCGTCAATTATAACTCGTGCAAGATTTGAGAAGTTGAATATGGATTTGTTCCAGAATTGTCTCGACCCTGTTGATAAGTGTTTAAAAGATGCAAAAATCGAGAAAAGTGAGGTGGACGAAATTGTCCTGGTTGGGGGTTCAACTCGAATCCCAAAGGTTCAACAGTTGCTACAAGGCTTCTTCCATGGAAAAGAGCTCTGCAAAGCTATTAACCAAGATGAAGCTGTTGCATATGGTGCCGCATCTCATGCGGCGGCATTATCTGGCGCAATGGTTAATAAAAATCATCTACTTGTTGATGTTACTCCTCTTTCTCTTGGCATTAGGGTTAACTCTGGTGCAATGATGGTTATAGTCCCTCGGAACACAGCTATACCCACAAAGATGAATCGGAGGATTACAACAGCATTTGAAAATCAAAGCTCTGTGTTATTTCCCGTGTTCGAGGGAGAAAGATCCATTGCTAACGAAAATCACTATCTAGGACAGTTTTTGTTGAACGGTATTCCTCCAGCGCCAAAGGGAGTTCCCAAGTTCAACACTGTTTTTGAGATAGATGCTGATGGTATTCTGACTGTTTCTGCCGAGGAtttaaacacaaaaaataaaaatcaaatcaTCATAACTAATCATAGTGCAAGGTTGTCAAAAGAGGAAATTGATAGGATGGTAAAGGAGGTAGAAAAGTACAAGGCTCAGGATGAGGCATTCAGAGAGGCGGTCGTAGCTAAAAATAAGTTAGAGAATTATGTTGATGAGGTTAAGAAGAAGGTTAGTGTAAGTGGAGCAAAGATTGATTTGAGGGACAAAAGAAAGGTAGGTGATGCCATTGAGCAGACAGAGGCGTGGCTCGACTGGAACAATATGTTTGGTGAAGCAAGAATTTTCGAGGAAAAAGTTGAAGGACTGAAGAACATTTGGGAACCTGTTTATAAAAAGTTGCGTACCGGTGATGCTAGAATTTGCCCCAAGATTGAGATATTGGAGCTTGATTGA
- the LOC141594105 gene encoding heat shock 70 kDa protein 18-like — translation MAGKSAEKWPAIGIDLGTTYSCVAVWQHDRVEIITNDLGNRTTPSCVAFTQTHRLIGEGAINQASINPTNTIFDAKRLIGRKFNDQVVQDDIKLWPFTVIAQSDANNTKKPTIVVNYKDEEKHFSPEEISSMVLLKMKDIAEVYLGTEVKNAVVTVPAYFNNEQRQATKDACTIAGLNVLRIINEPTAAAIAYGLVKKLATGGVGVTKNVLVFDLGGGTFDVSLVTIGRDSFEVRSVNGDTHLGGGDFDKRMVSHFIAEFERKHGKNMSNNPRAVARLRAACERAKRNLSSNPDTSIDIDCLFDGIDFSSTITRARFEKLNMDLFQNCLDPVDKCLKDAKIEKSVVDEIVLVGGSTRIPMVQQLLKDFFNGKELCRGINPDEAVAYGAASHAASLAGATVNKNHVLVDVTPLSLGIWLDDGEMMVIVPRNTSIPTKMSGRTYTVSTNQRSALYSVLEGESKIADENHYLGEFTLFGIPPAPKGVPQIDVVFEIDADGILTVSGELVGTKNKKKITITNHSARLSKSEIDRMVKEAENYKAQDEAFKEAAVAKTKLENYVDEVKKKVSVSGATIDLRDKRKVGDAIEQTQAWLDWNNMFGEARIFEEKVEGLKNIWEPVFKKMRSGDARTCPKVEILELD, via the exons atggCGGGAAAATCAGCTGAAAAATGGCCGGCAATAGGAATCGATCTCGGAACAACATACTCATGTGTGGCAGTATGGCAACATGATCGTGTTGAGATCATCACCAATGATTTAGGTAACCGTACGACGCCGTCTTGTGTCGCTTTCACCCAAACTCACCGCCTTATCGGCGAAGGTGCTATCAACCAAGCCTCCATCAACCCTACTAATACTATCTTTG ATGCAAAGAGGCTCATAGGTCGAAAATTTAATGACCAAGTTGTGCAAGATGATATTAAGCTCTGGCCTTTTACAGTCATTGCTCAATCTGATGCAAACAACACCAAGAAGCCGACGATTGTGGTTAATTACAAGGATGAAGAGAAGCATTTCTCCCCTGAAGAGATATCGTCCATGGTACTCCTGAAGATGAAGGACATTGCAGAAGTGTACCTTGGTACAGAGGTCAAGAATGCTGTTGTCACTGTGCCGGCCTACTTCAATAATGAGCAGCGCCAAGCTACTAAAGATGCGTGCACCATTGCCGGGCTGAATGTCCTGCGTATTATAAATGAGCCGACAGCAGCTGCCATAGCCTATGGACTTGTGAAGAAACTCGCCACTGGTGGTGTTGGTGTAACCAAGAATGTTTTGGTTTTTGACCTTGGTGGTGGAACCTTTGATGTTTCCTTAGTTACTATTGGGAGAGATTCATTTGAAGTGAGATCAGTTAATGGGGATACCCACCTTGGTGGAGGAGATTTTGATAAACGGATGGTAAGCCACTTTATTGCGGAATTTGAGAGGAAGCACGGTAAGAACATGAGTAACAATCCCAGGGCTGTAGCGAGGTTGCGAGCTGCTTGTGAGAGGGCGAAGAGAAATTTGTCGTCGAATCCTGATACATCTATAGATATCGATTGTCTTTTTGATGGAATAGATTTTTCTTCAACTATAACTCGTGCAAGATTTGAGAAGCTGAATATGGATTTGTTCCAGAATTGTCTCGACCCTGTTGATAAGTGTTTGAAAGATGCAAAAATCGAGAAAAGCGTGGTGGACGAAATTGTCCTTGTTGGGGGTTCAACTCGTATCCCAATGGTTCAACAGTTGCTGAAAGACTTCTTTAATGGAAAGGAGCTTTGCAGAGGTATTAACCCAGATGAAGCTGTTGCATATGGCGCTGCATCTCATGCAGCGTCATTAGCTGGTGCGACGGTTAATAAAAATCATGTACTTGTTGATGTTACTCCTCTCTCTCTTGGTATTTGGTTGGACGATGGTGAAATGATGGTTATAGTCCCTCGGAACACAAGTATACCCACAAAGATGAGTGGGAGGACTTATACGGTGAGTACGAACCAACGCTCAGCGCTTTACAGTGTGCTTGAGGGGGAGAGTAAAATTGCTGATGAAAACCACTACCTTGGAGAGTTTACATTGTTTGGTATCCCACCAGCACCCAAGGGAGTTCCCCAAATCGACGTTGTTTTTGAGATCGATGCAGATGGTATACTAACTGTTTCTGGCGAGCTGGTGGGCACAAAGAACAAGAAAAAGATCACCATAACTAACCACAGCGCAAGGTTATCGAAGAGCGAAATTGATAGGATGGTGAAGGAGGCTGAAAATTACAAGGCGCAGGATGAGGCATTCAAGGAGGCGGCCGTAGCTAAGACTAAGTTAGAGAATTATGTTGATGAGGTTAAGAAGAAGGTTAGTGTAAGTGGGGCGACGATTGATTTGAGGGACAAGAGAAAGGTAGGTGATGCCATTGAGCAGACACAGGCGTGGCTTGACTGGAACAACATGTTTGGTGAAGCTAGAATTTTCGAGGAAAAAGTGGAAGGACTGAAGAACATTTGGGAACCTGTTTTTAAAAAGATGCGTAGCGGTGATGCTAGAACTTGCCCAAAGGTTGAAATATTAGAGCTTGATTGA
- the LOC141596367 gene encoding heat shock 70 kDa protein 18-like, with translation MAGKSAEKWPAIGIDLGTTYSCVAVWQHDRVEIITNDLGNRTTPSCVAFTSKRRLIGEAAVNQASMNPTNTIFDAKRLIGRNFNDQVVQDDIKLWPFKVIAQADTDDTKKPMIVVNHKDEEKHFSPEEISSMVLMKMKEIAEAYLGTEVKNAVVTVRAYFNNAQRQATKDAGTIAALNVLCIINEPTAAAIAYGLDKKLTGADVESTKNVLVFDLGGGTFDVSIVTIGRDSFEVKAVSGDTHLGGGDFDKRMVSHFMAEFERNHQKDMSNNPRALRRLRAACERAKRNLSVTPETTIEIDCLFDGIDFSSTITRARFEKLNMDLFQNCMDPVDKCLKDAKIEKSMVDEIVLVGGSTRIPKVQELLHGFFNGKELCKGINPDEAVAYGAASHAASLVGAMGNKKHVLVDVTPLSIGFRKYGGKMRVVVPQNTAIPTKMNARAKTVVDNQISVKFWVFEGERSIADENHYLGMFELEGIPPAPKGVPQFDVVFEIDADGILTVSAEDIDTKNKNQITITNHSATLSKEEIDRMVKEAEKYKAQDEAFLDAVVAKNKLENYVSEVKKKVIVSGAKIALRDKRKVDDAIEQTQSWLNWNYMFGDARIFEEKLEGLKNIWEPVCNKMRPDDARTCPKIEILELD, from the exons ATGGCAGGAAAATCAGCAGAAAAATGGCCGGCAATAGGAATCGATCTTGGAACCACCTACTCATGTGTGGCAGTATGGCAACATGATCGTGTTGAGATCATCACTAATGACTTGGGTAACCGTACGACACCGTCTTGTGTCGCTTTCACCTCAAAACGACGGCTTATTGGTGAAGCTGCTGTCAACCAAGCTTCTATGAACCCTACTAACACTATCTTTG ATGCAAAGAGACTCATAGGCAGAAACTTTAATGACCAAGTCGTGCAAGATGATATTAAGCTTTGGCCATTTAAAGTCATTGCTCAAGCTGATACCGACGACACAAAGAAGCCTATGATTGTGGTTAATCACAAAGATGAGGAGAAACATTTCTCCCCTGAAGAGATATCCTCCATGGTTCTCATGAAGATGAAGGAAATTGCGGAAGCGTACCTTGGCACTGAGGTCAAGAATGCTGTTGTCACTGTTCGGGCCTACTTCAATAACGCTCAACGTCAAGCTACTAAAGATGCCGGCACCATTGCCGCCCTGAATGTCTTGTGTATCATTAATGAGCCGACAGCAGCTGCCATTGCCTATGGTCTTGACAAGAAGCTTACTGGTGCTGACGTTGAATCGACCAAGAATGTATTGGTGTTTGACCTTGGTGGCGGAACTTTTGATGTTTCCATAGTCACTATTGGAAGGGATTCATTTGAAGTCAAAGCAGTCAGTGGAGACACCCACCTTGGTGGAGGAGATTTTGATAAACGAATGGTGAGCCACTTTATGGCCGAATTTGAGAGGAACCACCAAAAAGACATGAGTAACAATCCCAGGGCTTTACGAaggttgcgggctgcttgtgaaaGGGCCAAGAGAAACCTGTCCGTGACTCCCGAGACAACTATAGAAATCGATTGTCTTTTTGATGGAATAGATTTCTCGTCAACCATAACTCGGGCACGATTTGAGAAGCTGAATATGGATTTGTTTCAGAATTGTATGGACCCTGTTGACAAGTGTTTGAAAGACGCAAAAATTGAGAAAAGCATGGTGGACGAAATTGTACTTGTCGGGGGTTCAACTCGAATCCCAAAAGTTCAGGAGTTGCTGCACGGCTTTTTTAACGGAAAGGAGCTATGCAAAGGTATTAACCCAGATGAGGCTGTTGCATATGGTGCGGCATCTCATGCAGCATCATTAGTGGGCGCTATGGGTAATAAAAAACATGTACTTGTTGATGTTACTCCTCTTTCTATTGGTTTCAGGAAGTACGGCGGTAAAATGAGAGTTGTAGTTCCTCAGAATACAGCTATACCTACAAAGATGAATGCAAGGGCTAAAACAGTGGTTGACAACCAAATTTCTGT AAAATTTTGGGTGTTTGAGGGAGAAAGATCTATTGCTGATGAAAATCACTATCTAGGAATGTTTGAATTGGAGGGAATTCCACCAGCACCAAAGGGAGTTCCCCAGTTTGACGTCGTTTTCGAGATTGATGCAGATGGTATTCTGACTGTTTCTGCTGAGGATATAGACACAAAGAACAAAAATCAGATCACCATAACTAATCACAGTGCAACGTTGTCGAAGGAGGAAATTGATAGGATGGTGAAGGAGGCAGAAAAGTACAAGGCTCAGGATGAGGCATTCTTGGACGCGGTCGTGGCGAAGAATAAGTTAGAGAATTATGTGTCTGAGGTTAAGAAGAAGGTTATTGTAAGTGGGGCGAAGATTGCCTTGAGGGACAAGAGAAAGGTGGATGATGCCATAGAGCAGACACAATCGTGGCTCAACTGGAACTACATGTTTGGTGACGCTAGAATTTTCGAGGAAAAACTTGAAGGACTGAAGAACATTTGGGAACCTGTTTGTAACAAGATGCGTCCCGATGATGCTAGAACTTGCCCTAAGATTGAGATATTGGAGCTTGATTGA
- the LOC141596368 gene encoding heat shock 70 kDa protein 18-like gives MAGKSGKNWPAIGIDLGTTYSCVAVWQHERVEIITNDLGNRTTPSCVAFTQTHRLIGEGAINQASINPTNTIFDAKRLMGRKFNDQVVQDDMKLWPFKVIAQSDKDYTKKPMIVVNHKDEEKHFSPEEISSMVLVKMKDIAEAYLGTEVKNAVVTVPAYFNNAQRQATKDACTIAGLNVLHIINEPTAAAIAYGLDKKITTGDVGGTKNVLVFDLGGGTFDVSLVKIGRDAFEVKAVDGDTHLGGGDFDKRMVSHFIAEFERKHGKDMSNNPRAVGRLRAACERAKRNLSSTPDTSIDIDCLFDGIDFSSTITRPRFEKLNMDLFQNCLDPVDKCLKDAKIKKSKVDEIVLVGGSTRIPKVQELLRGFFNGKELCKGINPDEAVAYGAASHAASLGGAMGNKDHVLVDVTPLSLGVRLHSGEMKFIVPRNTAIPTKMNGWITTVFENQRSVSFPVFEGERSIANENHYLGKFVLKGIPPAPKGIPQFNTVFEIDADGILTVSAEDIDTKNKKQITVTNHSARLSKEEIDRMVKEAEMYMAEDEAFREAVMAKIKLENYVYEVKKKVYDLNISQVKIDLKDKRTVVDAIEQTEAWLNWNYMFGEARIFEEKLEELKGILEPLFKKLRNGGGAIIYPKIEKLELD, from the exons ATGGCgggaaaatcaggaaaaaattGGCCGGCCATAGGAATCGATCTCGGAACCACATACTCATGTGTAGCAGTTTGGCAACATGAGCGTGTTGAGATCATCACCAACGACTTAGGTAACCGAACGACGCCGTCTTGTGTCGCTTTCACCCAAACTCACCGCCTTATCGGCGAAGGTGCTATCAATCAAGCTTCCATTAATCCTACTAACACTATCTTCG ATGCAAAGAGGCTTATGGGCAGAAAATTTAATGACCAAGTGGTGCAAGATGATATGAAGCTTTGGCCATTTAAAGTCATTGCTCAATCTGATAAAGACTACACAAAGAAGCCTATGATCGTGGTTAATCACAAGGATGAGGAGAAGCATTTCTCCCCTGAAGAGATATCATCCATGGTCCTTGTGAAAATGAAGGACATTGCGGAAGCGTACCTTGGTACAGAGGTCAAGAATGCCGTTGTCACTGTGCCAGCTTACTTCAATAATGCGCAGCGTCAAGCTACTAAAGATGCGTGCACCATTGCCGGGCTGAATGTCCTGCACATAATTAATGAGCCGACAGCAGCTGCCATAGCTTATGGACTTGACAAAAAGATCACTACTGGTGATGTTGGTGGAACTAAGAATGTATTGGTGTTTGACCTTGGTGGTGGAACGTTTGATGTTTCCTTAGTTAAAATCGGAAGAGATGCATTTGAAGTCAAAGCAGTTGATGGGGACACCCACCTTGGTGGAGGAGATTTTGATAAACGGATGGTGAGCCACTTTATTGCGGAATTTGAGAGGAAGCACGGTAAGGACATGAGCAACAATCCTAGGGCTGTAGGGAGGTTGCGAGCTGCTTGTGAGAGGGCCAAGAGAAACTTGTCATCGACTCCTGATACATCTATAGACATTGATTGTCTTTTTGACGGAATAGACTTCTCCTCAACTATAACTCGTCCACGATTTGAGAAGCTGAATATGGATCTGTTCCAGAATTGTCTCGACCCTGTTGATAAGTGTTTGAAAGATGCAAAAATCAAGAAAAGCAAGGTGGACGAAATCGTCCTTGTTGGGGGTTCAACTCGAATCCCGAAGGTTCAAGAGTTACTGCGAGGCTTTTTTAATGGAAAGGAGCTATGCAAAGGTATTAACCCAGATGAGGCTGTTGCATATGGTGCCGCATCTCATGCCGCTTCATTAGGTGGCGCAATGGGTAATAAAGATCATGTACTTGTTGATGTTACTCCTCTTTCTCTTGGTGTTAGGCTGCACTCTGGTGAAATGAAATTTATAGTCCCTCGGAACACAGCTATACCTACCAAGATGAATGGGTGGATTACAACAGTATTTGAGAATCAAAGATCTGTGTCATTTCCGGTGTTTGAGGGGGAAAGATCCATTGCAAATGAAAACCATTATCTAGGAAAGTTTGTGTTGAAGGGAATTCCTCCGGCACCAAAGGGAATTCCTCAGTTCAACACTGTTTTTGAGATAGATGCTGATGGTATTCTGACTGTTTCTGCTGAGGATATCGACACAAAGAACAAAAAGCAGATCACCGTAACTAATCACAGCGCAAGGTTGTCGAAAGAAGAAATTGATAGGATGGTAAAGGAGGCAGAAATGTACATGGCTGAGGACGAGGCATTCAGAGAGGCGGTCATGGCGAAGATTAAGTTAGAGAATTATGTTTATGAGGTTAAGAAGAAGGTTTACGACCTTAACATAAGTCAGGTGAAGATTGATTTGAAGGATAAAAGAACTGTGGTTGATGCCATTGAGCAGACAGAGGCTTGGCTCAATTGGAACTACATGTTCGGTGAAGCTAGAATTTTCGAGGAAAAATTGGAAGAACTGAAGGGCATTTTGGAGCCTCTCTTTAAGAAGTTGCGTAATGGCGGTGGTGCTATAATTTACCCCAAAATTGAGAAATTGGAGCTTGATTGA